Proteins found in one Erythrobacter sp. 3-20A1M genomic segment:
- the miaB gene encoding tRNA (N6-isopentenyl adenosine(37)-C2)-methylthiotransferase MiaB — protein sequence MKPTDNPKTYRVKSFGCQMNVYDGERMAELLATRGITPAAEGEDADLVVLNTCHIREKAAEKVYSDIGRLVKAGEARGKKPLIAVAGCVAQAEGEEIMARAPAVSMVVGPQAYHRLPDMLDRAVAGERGTDTDMPAIAKFASLPDRRKSPPATFLTIQEGCDKFCTYCVVPYTRGAEISRPFADLLTEARKLVEAGAREITLLGQNVSAWSGEDEKGHRQGLAGLVRALARIDGLARIRYTTSHPADMDEDIIAAHGEVDKLMPFLHLPVQAGSDRVLKAMNRSHTVESYLKLLDRFRAARPDLALSGDFIVGFPGETESEFEQTLALVDAVGYAQAFSFKYSPRPGTPAATMDGQVAPDIMDDRLQRLQAAINRDQFAFNRNSVGRTCEVLIERRGKRPGQWLGKSPWLQSVWFEGDCAIGDLVEVELAEAGPNSMRGAPRAAIAA from the coding sequence ATGAAACCGACCGACAATCCAAAGACCTACCGGGTCAAGAGCTTTGGCTGCCAGATGAACGTCTATGACGGGGAGCGCATGGCCGAACTGCTGGCGACGCGCGGCATTACCCCCGCGGCGGAAGGCGAAGACGCCGATCTCGTGGTGCTGAACACATGCCACATTCGCGAGAAGGCGGCGGAGAAGGTCTATTCCGATATCGGTCGCCTGGTGAAGGCAGGCGAAGCACGCGGGAAGAAGCCGCTGATCGCGGTCGCCGGATGCGTGGCCCAGGCGGAAGGGGAAGAGATCATGGCCCGCGCGCCCGCGGTCTCCATGGTCGTCGGTCCGCAAGCCTATCACCGCCTGCCCGACATGCTCGACCGGGCGGTGGCGGGCGAGCGCGGGACCGATACTGACATGCCCGCGATCGCTAAATTCGCGAGCCTTCCGGACCGGCGCAAGAGCCCGCCCGCAACGTTTCTCACCATTCAGGAGGGGTGCGACAAGTTCTGCACCTATTGCGTAGTTCCGTACACGAGGGGCGCGGAAATATCGCGCCCGTTCGCGGACTTGCTGACCGAAGCGCGCAAACTGGTCGAAGCCGGGGCGCGCGAGATCACGCTGCTGGGACAGAATGTTTCCGCGTGGTCGGGGGAGGACGAAAAGGGTCATCGCCAGGGGCTGGCCGGCCTCGTCCGCGCGCTGGCACGGATCGATGGGCTGGCGCGGATCCGCTACACCACCAGCCACCCCGCCGACATGGACGAGGACATCATCGCCGCCCATGGCGAGGTCGACAAGCTGATGCCGTTCCTCCATCTGCCGGTACAGGCGGGCAGCGACCGGGTGCTGAAGGCGATGAACCGCAGCCACACGGTCGAAAGTTATTTGAAACTGCTCGATCGCTTTCGCGCCGCCCGCCCCGACCTCGCGCTGTCGGGCGATTTCATCGTCGGCTTTCCGGGCGAGACCGAAAGTGAATTCGAACAGACATTGGCCCTGGTCGATGCCGTGGGATATGCGCAGGCGTTCAGCTTCAAATATTCGCCGCGCCCCGGCACGCCTGCCGCGACGATGGACGGGCAGGTCGCGCCGGACATCATGGACGATCGCCTGCAGCGCCTGCAGGCGGCGATCAACCGGGATCAGTTCGCCTTCAACCGGAACTCGGTCGGGCGCACGTGCGAGGTTCTGATCGAGCGGCGCGGCAAGCGCCCCGGCCAATGGCTCGGCAAGTCGCCCTGGCTGCAGTCGGTATGGTTCGAAGGCGATTGCGCGATCGGCGACCTGGTTGAGGTCGAACTGGCCGAGGCTGGACCGAATTCGATGCGGGGCGCGCCGCGCGCAGCCATCGCCGCGTAG
- a CDS encoding PEPxxWA-CTERM sorting domain-containing protein, whose amino-acid sequence MLKALRLATAAAIAIAAPFAAQAAETVEVAPATADRMVTVSAYDPIGQSFTATTDTLSSFGFRFGTLNASSPNTPLTFRLLAGETLTGSALFTQVFTLPSTIAQRGDLAWVDIALPDLPVTMNSIYTAVLTATSSRAGLQVGPGYSYSPPGLKSGDVYAGGKLLSTGTTYSNCAGASNNCDAVFRYTGEVNAAGAVPEPATWALMILGFAAVGGSLRKRGSRSLAFNPA is encoded by the coding sequence ATGCTCAAAGCCCTACGCCTGGCCACCGCCGCCGCCATCGCAATCGCCGCTCCCTTCGCCGCGCAGGCAGCGGAAACGGTGGAGGTCGCACCCGCTACCGCTGACCGCATGGTTACCGTTTCCGCCTACGACCCGATCGGGCAAAGCTTCACGGCGACCACCGACACGCTGAGTTCCTTCGGCTTCCGCTTCGGCACGCTGAATGCGAGCTCACCCAACACGCCGCTGACCTTCCGTCTGCTGGCAGGCGAAACGCTGACCGGCTCCGCCCTGTTCACGCAGGTTTTCACGCTGCCGTCCACCATCGCCCAGCGGGGCGATCTCGCCTGGGTGGACATCGCGCTGCCCGACCTGCCCGTCACGATGAACTCGATCTACACGGCCGTGCTGACCGCGACCTCTTCGCGCGCGGGCCTGCAGGTGGGGCCGGGCTACAGCTACTCGCCTCCCGGCCTGAAGAGCGGTGACGTATATGCCGGCGGCAAGCTGCTGAGCACCGGCACGACCTACTCCAACTGCGCGGGCGCCTCGAACAATTGCGACGCCGTGTTCCGCTACACCGGCGAAGTCAACGCGGCGGGTGCCGTTCCCGAACCCGCGACCTGGGCGCTGATGATCCTGGGTTTCGCCGCCGTCGGCGGTTCCCTGCGCAAGCGCGGTAGCCGCTCCCTCGCCTTCAATCCCGCCTGA
- a CDS encoding PEPxxWA-CTERM sorting domain-containing protein, translating to MKRITSIAAIAILASVPGTALAEGRTAAPSYTLTNTTYTQNFDSLARSGDNNSNLPAGFQIVEKGTGSSANGRYEAGSGTSNAGDVYSFGANGSSDRALGSLGSGSVAPTYFGGIFTNGLDATISDLTFSYDGEQWRAGNSNDDGLTFQYSLDATQVDNGTWTTISSLIFNPLVLAGNTALNGNLAANRVSLNGSASGLNIGSGSSFGFRWVDQNSSGSDHGLGVDNFSLTAGLAAAGGVPEPATWALMILGFGFAGGALRRRNRGFARLALA from the coding sequence ATGAAACGCATCACTTCGATAGCCGCAATCGCGATCCTCGCTTCCGTTCCCGGCACGGCGCTGGCCGAAGGGCGCACCGCCGCCCCCAGCTACACCCTGACCAACACGACCTACACGCAGAACTTCGATTCGCTGGCACGGTCGGGCGACAACAACAGCAACCTGCCCGCAGGCTTCCAGATCGTCGAGAAAGGGACCGGCAGCTCTGCAAATGGTCGCTACGAAGCCGGCTCGGGCACGTCCAACGCGGGCGATGTCTACAGCTTCGGCGCCAACGGTTCGTCCGATCGTGCGCTGGGCAGCCTCGGCAGCGGCAGCGTCGCCCCGACCTATTTCGGCGGCATCTTCACCAATGGCCTCGACGCGACGATTTCCGACCTCACCTTCTCCTACGACGGAGAACAATGGCGTGCCGGCAATTCGAACGACGATGGGCTGACCTTCCAGTACTCGCTCGATGCGACTCAGGTCGACAATGGCACCTGGACCACCATCTCGTCGCTGATCTTCAACCCGCTGGTGCTTGCCGGCAACACCGCGCTCAACGGCAACCTGGCCGCCAACCGCGTCTCGCTGAACGGATCGGCGAGCGGCCTCAATATCGGCAGCGGCAGCAGCTTCGGCTTCCGCTGGGTGGACCAGAACTCGTCGGGCAGCGACCATGGGCTGGGCGTCGATAACTTCTCCCTCACCGCGGGCCTTGCCGCGGCGGGCGGGGTTCCCGAACCCGCCACCTGGGCGCTGATGATCCTCGGCTTCGGCTTCGCGGGCGGCGCCCTGCGCCGGCGCAATCGCGGGTTCGCCCGCCTCGCTTTGGCATGA
- a CDS encoding PhoH family protein: MGRRPTSAGIPAISPPPAPQREHRRARAEMSFENQSLLIPLFGQFDANLVQVENRMGVFISARGQTVQIEGPEDNVARARTVIQKMYDELALGRELDQGAIESLIAMADEPTFDGIIDADDAEGGPPIMIRTRRKTIVPRSARQSTYMRSLARDDIVFALGPAGTGKTYLAVAQAVSQLITGSVQRLILSRPAVEAGEKIGFLPGDMKEKVDPFLRPLYDALYDCMPPEQVERHIASGVIEIAPIAFMRGRTLADAFVILDEAQNTTREQMKMFLTRFGQNSRMVVAGDPRQVDIPGGDRMSGLADAVEKLEGVEGFGTIRFTAADVVRHPIVGRIVEAYEGKD, from the coding sequence ATGGGCCGCAGACCTACCAGCGCCGGCATTCCGGCCATTTCCCCTCCCCCCGCTCCCCAGCGCGAACATCGCCGCGCGCGGGCCGAGATGAGCTTTGAAAACCAGAGCTTGCTGATCCCGCTGTTCGGCCAGTTCGACGCGAACCTCGTCCAGGTGGAAAACCGCATGGGGGTGTTCATTTCGGCGCGCGGGCAGACCGTCCAAATAGAGGGGCCGGAAGACAATGTCGCGCGCGCGCGCACGGTCATCCAGAAGATGTACGACGAGCTGGCGCTCGGCCGCGAGCTCGATCAGGGCGCGATCGAATCGCTGATCGCCATGGCGGACGAGCCGACCTTCGACGGCATCATCGACGCGGATGACGCGGAAGGCGGCCCGCCGATCATGATCCGTACCCGGCGCAAGACCATCGTTCCGCGCAGCGCCCGGCAAAGCACCTATATGCGCAGCCTTGCGCGCGACGACATCGTCTTCGCGCTGGGGCCGGCGGGCACGGGCAAGACCTATCTCGCGGTGGCGCAGGCGGTCAGCCAGTTGATCACCGGCAGCGTGCAGCGTCTGATCCTGTCGCGCCCCGCAGTGGAGGCGGGCGAGAAGATCGGCTTCCTGCCCGGCGACATGAAGGAGAAGGTCGATCCCTTCCTGCGCCCGCTCTACGACGCGCTGTACGATTGCATGCCACCCGAGCAGGTCGAACGCCATATTGCCAGCGGGGTAATAGAGATCGCGCCCATCGCCTTCATGCGCGGGCGCACGCTGGCGGATGCGTTCGTGATCCTGGACGAGGCGCAGAACACCACGCGCGAACAGATGAAGATGTTCCTCACCCGCTTTGGACAGAACAGCCGCATGGTGGTCGCAGGCGACCCGCGCCAGGTCGACATCCCGGGCGGCGACCGGATGAGCGGGCTCGCCGATGCGGTGGAGAAGCTGGAAGGCGTGGAGGGCTTCGGTACCATCCGCTTCACCGCCGCGGACGTGGTGCGCCACCCCATCGTGGGTCGGATCGTGGAGGCTTACGAGGGCAAGGACTGA
- a CDS encoding diguanylate cyclase — MNALIGAMFASVFLVIAHTNPTIRRARWFALAYALGMLEPISNLAIVLGAPTDAMRVLGYVGFLLALVGMSLALSYFYERRPMWRMAGAIVAGGTLFRLLTLDGPRDAWYLAAYQSWYAVGAALCAWTILRHAPRSRTKKMFYAIFVVISLHFPVKAIFSILLGIGRTERDYTQTTYAVVSQTSSGVLLVAAGLLLLVGLMQSVVRRSDADARRDPLTGLPNRRAMDEWLEPGRASAKAGGWVALIDIDHFKAFNDRFGHGAGDDVLCKVAECFGSNLATDARLARIGGEEFVLVLPDSDRGSAFEICESLRHAIACMEAENGMGVTVSIGLTARLRDETMATTLRRADTALYRAKEMGRNRCEISAGREEWTSAPVVRKRPELVSVA, encoded by the coding sequence ATGAATGCGCTGATCGGGGCGATGTTCGCCTCGGTTTTCCTGGTGATCGCCCATACCAATCCGACGATCCGCCGGGCACGATGGTTCGCGCTCGCCTACGCGCTGGGAATGCTGGAGCCGATTTCCAACCTCGCCATCGTGCTGGGCGCGCCGACCGATGCGATGCGCGTGCTCGGCTATGTCGGGTTTCTCCTCGCGCTGGTCGGGATGTCGCTGGCGCTGTCCTATTTCTACGAACGTAGGCCGATGTGGCGGATGGCCGGTGCCATCGTGGCAGGCGGCACGCTCTTCCGCCTTCTGACGCTGGATGGACCGCGCGACGCCTGGTATCTGGCCGCCTATCAGTCGTGGTACGCGGTCGGGGCCGCCCTGTGCGCATGGACGATCCTGCGCCATGCGCCCCGTTCGCGAACGAAGAAGATGTTCTACGCGATCTTCGTGGTCATCAGTCTGCACTTTCCGGTGAAGGCGATCTTTTCCATCCTTCTCGGCATCGGGCGCACGGAACGCGATTATACCCAGACGACCTACGCGGTCGTTTCACAGACCAGCAGCGGGGTGCTGCTGGTCGCGGCAGGACTGCTGCTGCTGGTCGGCCTGATGCAATCGGTCGTGCGAAGGTCCGATGCCGACGCGCGACGCGACCCGCTCACGGGTCTGCCCAACCGGCGCGCGATGGATGAATGGCTCGAACCGGGCCGGGCGTCAGCAAAGGCGGGCGGCTGGGTGGCGCTGATCGACATCGACCACTTCAAGGCGTTCAATGACCGGTTCGGACACGGGGCGGGCGACGACGTGCTGTGCAAGGTGGCGGAGTGTTTCGGCTCCAACCTTGCCACAGACGCGCGCCTGGCCCGGATCGGCGGCGAGGAATTCGTCCTCGTCCTGCCTGATAGCGACCGTGGCTCGGCGTTCGAGATTTGCGAGAGCCTGCGACACGCGATCGCCTGCATGGAAGCCGAGAACGGGATGGGCGTCACCGTGAGTATCGGCCTGACCGCACGACTGCGCGACGAAACCATGGCGACCACCCTGCGCCGGGCGGACACCGCGCTCTATCGAGCGAAGGAGATGGGGCGCAACCGCTGCGAAATTTCCGCAGGCCGAGAGGAATGGACGAGCGCGCCGGTGGTTCGCAAACGCCCCGAATTGGTAAGCGTCGCCTGA
- a CDS encoding sensor domain-containing phosphodiesterase: MEKLLDHTVNEEARLNALRDLKLLDSPPSDSFDRLTRLASQLLKAPVSTISLTDRDRQWFKSKVGVDLTEIPREQAPCSYAIEGDGVFVVRDLNEDERFIGSPLAKAGIRFYAGAPLFTRDGHGLGTLCVVDEEARDLREGEGEVLQDLAGLVMSQIDLQNRVGQVDAGTGHPNQLRLREEVESLASHAAGKPAALLSIDVLSPTRADYTVRVMGSESVSMIMQQALSAVTNAAGEGARVFHTGRTRCAVLIEGDLLESYALADRIVAALKEPLSCEGVPITADPSIGVFDFTIGEVSARDVFHRASGAADDARETSSGRARYNPASDQRNGRRFALLNDFGTALQSPDQLSLVYQPRIELASGRHTGVEALLRWNHPQLGAISPGEFVPLVEQTALGRSMTEWVVGQAIGQARSWMLAGKPHAMSINASAMNLDEEDFAERLLAAACGAGVNPADLELEFTESAIVRDADRVIDQLRHLRDHGVSIAIDDFGTGYSNLSYLQKLPVSVLKIDQAFVRDMANSTRDSSLVRTMITMGHDLGYRVVAEGIENRDVFDMLGEWGCDEGQGYFMSRPVHADSVFGPSETRLTAVA, translated from the coding sequence ATGGAAAAGCTGCTCGACCATACTGTCAACGAGGAAGCGCGCCTGAATGCGCTGCGCGATCTGAAGCTGCTCGACAGCCCGCCCAGTGACAGTTTCGATCGCCTGACCCGGTTGGCCAGCCAACTCCTGAAGGCGCCCGTGTCGACCATTTCGCTGACCGATCGCGATCGCCAGTGGTTCAAGAGCAAGGTCGGCGTCGATCTGACCGAGATTCCGCGCGAACAGGCGCCGTGCTCCTACGCGATCGAGGGCGACGGTGTTTTCGTCGTGCGCGATCTGAACGAGGACGAGCGTTTCATCGGCTCCCCGCTCGCTAAGGCCGGTATCCGTTTCTACGCCGGCGCGCCCCTGTTCACGCGGGACGGCCACGGCCTGGGCACGTTATGCGTGGTCGATGAAGAAGCCCGCGATCTGCGCGAGGGCGAGGGCGAGGTTCTGCAGGATCTGGCAGGCCTGGTGATGAGCCAGATCGATCTCCAGAACCGCGTCGGACAAGTCGACGCCGGAACCGGCCATCCCAACCAGCTGCGGCTGCGCGAAGAGGTGGAAAGCCTGGCCTCGCACGCGGCGGGCAAGCCCGCAGCGCTCCTTTCCATCGATGTGCTATCGCCGACGCGTGCCGATTACACCGTGCGCGTCATGGGGAGCGAAAGTGTCAGCATGATCATGCAACAGGCACTTTCCGCCGTCACCAATGCCGCGGGTGAAGGCGCCCGGGTATTCCATACCGGCAGGACCCGCTGTGCGGTCCTGATCGAAGGCGATTTGCTCGAAAGTTACGCGCTGGCGGATCGCATCGTCGCCGCGCTGAAAGAGCCGCTCTCGTGCGAGGGGGTCCCGATCACCGCCGATCCTTCCATCGGCGTTTTCGATTTCACGATCGGAGAGGTTTCCGCCCGCGATGTCTTCCACCGCGCCTCCGGCGCCGCCGACGACGCGCGGGAAACCTCTTCCGGTCGAGCGCGGTACAATCCGGCCAGCGATCAACGCAATGGCCGGCGCTTTGCCCTGCTGAACGATTTCGGCACGGCGCTGCAAAGCCCCGATCAGCTGAGCCTGGTCTATCAACCCCGGATCGAGCTTGCTTCCGGTCGGCATACAGGGGTCGAGGCGCTACTGCGTTGGAACCATCCCCAACTGGGCGCGATTTCGCCCGGCGAGTTCGTTCCTCTGGTTGAACAGACCGCACTCGGTCGTTCGATGACCGAATGGGTCGTCGGGCAGGCGATCGGACAGGCGCGATCATGGATGCTGGCTGGGAAGCCCCATGCGATGTCGATCAACGCGTCTGCCATGAATCTCGACGAAGAGGACTTTGCCGAGCGTTTACTCGCCGCCGCTTGCGGGGCGGGCGTGAACCCGGCGGATCTGGAGCTGGAGTTTACCGAAAGCGCCATCGTGCGCGACGCGGACCGCGTCATCGATCAACTGCGCCACTTGCGCGACCACGGCGTTTCGATCGCGATCGACGATTTCGGAACCGGGTACAGCAACCTGTCCTATCTTCAGAAGCTTCCCGTGTCGGTGCTGAAGATCGATCAGGCCTTCGTCCGTGACATGGCCAATTCCACGCGGGATAGCTCGCTGGTCCGGACGATGATCACGATGGGACACGACCTGGGCTACCGCGTGGTGGCCGAAGGCATCGAGAACCGCGACGTCTTCGACATGTTGGGCGAATGGGGCTGCGACGAGGGGCAGGGCTATTTCATGTCGCGCCCGGTCCACGCCGACAGCGTGTTCGGCCCGTCTGAAACCCGGTTGACCGCCGTGGCCTGA
- the ybeY gene encoding rRNA maturation RNase YbeY, producing MQIETDIRNWPDGAWEELARQAADAAVQVEPALGNPRLEASVLFTSDTEVHTLNREWRDRDKPTNVLSFPMLERDELLSLPPDGPPELLGDIALAHETCAREAAEKAISLADHATHLIVHGLLHLAGHDHVDSDDQAEAMEALEIKALALMGLADPYGDRN from the coding sequence ATGCAGATTGAAACCGACATCCGGAACTGGCCGGACGGAGCGTGGGAGGAACTGGCGCGCCAGGCGGCAGATGCCGCCGTACAGGTGGAGCCTGCGCTGGGAAATCCGCGGCTCGAGGCGAGCGTATTGTTCACTTCCGATACCGAGGTTCACACGCTCAACCGCGAATGGCGCGACAGGGACAAGCCGACTAACGTGCTGTCCTTCCCCATGCTGGAACGCGACGAACTGCTTTCTCTGCCACCGGATGGCCCGCCCGAACTGCTCGGCGATATCGCACTGGCGCACGAGACCTGCGCGCGCGAGGCGGCGGAAAAGGCTATCTCGCTGGCGGATCATGCGACGCACCTGATCGTGCACGGCCTGCTGCATCTCGCCGGCCACGATCATGTCGACAGCGACGATCAGGCCGAGGCGATGGAGGCGCTGGAGATCAAGGCGCTTGCACTGATGGGCCTTGCCGACCCATATGGGGATCGCAACTGA
- a CDS encoding hemolysin family protein → MPETDSSAGDADSRGGLWLAIRKLFDAEGDRSLRAQLEEAIDEHEGDHPDSDDDAPPGGDLSRVERQMLRNLLHFSEHDADDVAIPRGEIVAIDARANWDDLLAIFSEHGHSRLPVYREQLDDVIGMIHIKDVFPYLTNGKPPPADWTVLMRQPLFVPQSRNALDVLADMRSRRIHLAVVVDEFSGTDGIITIEDLVEEIVGEIEDEHDDAPEQWITPIGEGMWDCDARAELEDVGEQIDPRLAEIEESVDTLGGMTFVLAEQVPPVGTIVAHPSGWQIEVTAGDETHVTRLRLHPPVETQEED, encoded by the coding sequence ATGCCCGAGACCGATTCCTCCGCCGGAGACGCGGACAGTAGAGGCGGGCTTTGGCTCGCCATCCGCAAATTGTTCGACGCAGAGGGCGACCGCTCGCTGCGCGCCCAGCTCGAAGAAGCGATCGACGAGCACGAGGGCGACCACCCCGATTCGGACGACGACGCGCCGCCCGGCGGCGACCTGTCGCGGGTGGAGCGCCAGATGTTGCGCAACCTCCTTCATTTCAGCGAGCACGACGCCGACGACGTGGCGATCCCGCGGGGCGAGATCGTGGCGATCGACGCGCGCGCCAACTGGGACGATCTGCTCGCGATCTTCTCCGAACACGGCCATTCGCGCCTGCCGGTCTATCGCGAGCAACTGGACGACGTGATCGGGATGATCCACATCAAGGATGTCTTCCCCTACCTCACCAATGGCAAGCCGCCGCCCGCCGACTGGACCGTGCTTATGCGCCAGCCGCTGTTCGTGCCGCAAAGCCGCAACGCGCTGGACGTGCTGGCCGACATGCGCAGCCGCCGCATTCACCTGGCGGTGGTGGTGGACGAGTTCTCCGGCACGGACGGGATCATCACGATCGAGGATCTGGTCGAGGAAATCGTGGGCGAGATCGAGGACGAGCACGACGACGCGCCCGAACAATGGATCACTCCCATCGGCGAGGGAATGTGGGACTGCGACGCCCGCGCCGAGCTGGAGGATGTGGGCGAGCAGATCGATCCGCGCCTGGCCGAGATCGAGGAATCGGTCGACACGCTGGGCGGCATGACCTTCGTGCTGGCCGAACAGGTTCCGCCCGTCGGCACGATCGTGGCGCATCCCAGCGGCTGGCAGATCGAGGTTACCGCGGGCGACGAAACGCATGTGACGCGCCTCAGGCTCCACCCGCCGGTCGAGACGCAGGAAGAGGATTAA
- a CDS encoding LysR substrate-binding domain-containing protein — MAIRRLPPLRALEAFMRTVRLGSARAAADELGLSPSALSRRITSLEEFIGRKLFTRARQTMQLTDEGHQFYEAIHPHFEALARAVESQSDSVSVLRLHLGVLPLFGTQRLFPRLGELRKLHPLLHIDIDTGPHLEGRVGDTLDAAIILSRGPDTSLHAIRLDENKVHAIVSRTLADTIGPDPDLNTLAKQTFLVHNELPESFTAWKNALDMRDLEPAAIDHFDSGSIMLEAAAQGLGIAIMHDDHRRRAADPRLTDLFDIEVESPYSYWFVCKRAALEERPVRLFHDWLVRAGL, encoded by the coding sequence ATGGCCATTCGCCGCCTCCCCCCTTTGCGCGCGCTCGAGGCGTTCATGCGCACCGTGCGCCTGGGTTCCGCTCGGGCCGCGGCGGACGAGCTGGGCCTGAGCCCCTCGGCGCTCAGCCGGCGGATCACCAGCCTGGAGGAGTTCATCGGGCGCAAGCTGTTCACCCGTGCGCGCCAGACGATGCAGCTGACCGACGAGGGGCACCAGTTCTACGAGGCGATCCATCCGCATTTCGAGGCGCTGGCCCGCGCGGTCGAAAGCCAGTCGGACAGCGTTTCGGTGCTGCGCCTCCATCTGGGCGTGCTGCCGCTGTTCGGAACCCAGCGGTTGTTCCCGCGGCTGGGCGAGCTGCGCAAGCTGCATCCGTTGCTCCATATCGACATCGACACCGGCCCCCATCTGGAAGGGCGCGTGGGCGATACGCTCGACGCGGCGATCATCCTCAGCCGGGGGCCGGACACGTCCCTACACGCGATCCGGCTGGACGAGAACAAGGTCCACGCCATCGTCAGCCGCACTCTGGCCGACACGATCGGCCCCGATCCGGACTTGAATACTCTCGCGAAACAGACCTTCCTCGTCCATAACGAGCTGCCCGAAAGCTTTACCGCATGGAAGAACGCGCTGGACATGCGAGACCTAGAACCAGCCGCGATCGACCATTTCGATTCCGGTTCGATCATGCTGGAAGCCGCGGCGCAGGGCCTGGGCATCGCGATCATGCACGACGACCACCGTCGGCGCGCCGCCGATCCACGCCTGACCGACCTCTTCGATATCGAGGTCGAAAGCCCCTACAGCTACTGGTTCGTGTGCAAGCGCGCCGCGCTGGAGGAACGCCCCGTGCGCCTGTTCCACGACTGGCTGGTTAGGGCGGGCCTGTAG
- a CDS encoding response regulator transcription factor: MGPEFIDLISELHDCRSQGEAGRAGEERAIAAFYAYLHKRGVEHCNFGGFMLDEEGSGQARAFSGSLLPDPFVEEFIEELSEHDYILRRAALLSPAQPVANFEIGLPALDEIAEFNPSSVAVQRECARHGIVEGVALVGNTVPRATPASGRYFGFAFAGERGSGRHIKGMLGELNVAAHALLDRIAPRLHADMDGFSGRLTRRERDVLAWLAEGAQRKQIAYRLGISLATVDMHAGNLRRKLGATTLADAVARGLRYGLI, from the coding sequence ATGGGGCCGGAGTTCATCGATCTAATCTCGGAACTGCACGATTGCCGGAGCCAGGGCGAGGCGGGTCGCGCGGGCGAAGAGAGGGCGATCGCCGCATTCTATGCCTATCTTCACAAGCGCGGTGTCGAACACTGCAATTTCGGCGGTTTCATGCTGGATGAGGAGGGGTCCGGCCAGGCGCGCGCGTTCAGCGGCTCCCTTCTCCCGGACCCCTTCGTCGAAGAATTTATCGAGGAATTGTCGGAGCACGACTACATCCTGCGCCGCGCGGCGCTGCTTTCGCCTGCACAACCGGTGGCGAATTTCGAGATCGGATTGCCGGCGCTGGACGAGATCGCGGAGTTCAATCCGTCGTCCGTCGCTGTCCAGCGCGAATGCGCGCGGCACGGCATCGTCGAAGGCGTGGCCCTGGTCGGCAATACCGTGCCCCGGGCCACGCCCGCCAGCGGGCGCTATTTCGGCTTTGCCTTCGCAGGGGAGCGCGGCAGCGGCAGGCATATCAAGGGTATGCTGGGCGAACTCAATGTCGCGGCCCATGCTCTGCTGGACCGGATCGCGCCGCGGCTGCATGCCGACATGGACGGCTTTTCCGGTCGCCTGACCCGGCGCGAGCGGGACGTTCTCGCCTGGCTGGCGGAAGGGGCGCAGCGCAAGCAGATCGCCTACAGGCTCGGCATTTCGCTAGCGACTGTGGACATGCATGCGGGCAATCTGAGGCGCAAGCTCGGCGCGACCACGCTGGCCGACGCGGTCGCGCGGGGGCTTCGCTACGGCCTGATCTGA